One Sediminibacillus dalangtanensis genomic region harbors:
- a CDS encoding ABC transporter ATP-binding protein yields MAQALQSKNVTAESTKVEINHLTKQFGSTTAVQDASLTIESGEFMTLLGPSGCGKTTILSMILGILQPTSGDIIFNGQPINQIDMSRRDIGMVFQNYALFPHMTVAQNIAFGLDMRKIKKADKKKRVNEAIEMVQLNGLGDRFIKDLSGGQQQRVALARAIVIRPRVLLLDEPLSNLDAKLRKEMRTQLKKLHNELGITTIYVTHDQEEALSLSTKVTVMSNGVIQQIGTPKDIFGRPKNYFVANFIGYGNFLEGTLVDEQDGHFIFEADKDAVRLTVKKDEKHQVGDDVILTIKPEMIDIITDSKIGMNTLQGHITVSDYIGSATGYEVETEGGRTFKINVLGLNPYALGEEVRLYLDPDKLLIIDKE; encoded by the coding sequence GTGGCACAAGCACTACAGAGCAAAAACGTCACAGCAGAATCCACAAAAGTTGAAATCAACCATTTGACGAAGCAGTTCGGTTCTACGACTGCTGTTCAAGATGCCAGTCTGACGATTGAAAGCGGAGAGTTTATGACATTGCTTGGTCCGAGTGGTTGTGGAAAAACAACGATTCTATCCATGATTTTGGGAATATTGCAGCCAACTTCCGGAGACATCATTTTTAACGGTCAACCGATCAATCAAATCGATATGAGCCGCCGTGATATCGGCATGGTTTTCCAAAATTATGCGTTGTTTCCTCATATGACCGTTGCACAAAATATCGCTTTTGGCTTGGATATGAGAAAAATTAAAAAGGCGGATAAGAAAAAAAGAGTAAATGAAGCGATCGAGATGGTTCAATTAAACGGTCTTGGAGACCGGTTTATCAAGGATTTGAGTGGCGGACAGCAGCAGAGAGTAGCCTTGGCCCGTGCCATTGTGATTCGTCCGCGTGTGCTGTTACTCGATGAGCCATTAAGTAACCTGGATGCGAAATTGCGCAAAGAGATGAGGACCCAATTGAAAAAGCTGCACAATGAATTGGGAATCACTACGATATATGTCACGCATGATCAGGAAGAAGCCTTGTCGCTCTCGACCAAAGTGACTGTTATGTCCAATGGGGTCATCCAACAAATCGGAACACCAAAAGACATTTTCGGAAGGCCGAAAAATTATTTTGTGGCGAATTTTATCGGATATGGTAACTTTCTTGAAGGAACGCTTGTGGATGAACAAGACGGTCACTTTATATTTGAAGCCGATAAGGATGCTGTCCGACTGACTGTCAAAAAGGATGAAAAGCACCAGGTTGGCGATGATGTCATCCTGACAATTAAGCCGGAGATGATTGATATCATTACGGATTCAAAGATTGGAATGAATACACTTCAAGGACACATAACAGTCAGTGACTATATTGGCAGCGCTACAGGATATGAGGTAGAAACGGAGGGCGGCCGGACGTTCAAAATCAACGTGCTAGGCTTGAACCCTTATGCCTTAGGTGAAGAAGTCAGACTTTATTTGGATCCGGACAAACTATTAATCATCGACAAGGAGTGA
- a CDS encoding ABC transporter substrate-binding protein has protein sequence MKKQKLFLITTLFVIGLLLSACGGGAEGSGGSGGKTTLTIYSVAGGDEYYNDIVIPMFEEEYGDKYNVEYGRGTPQEVINKIKTQGDNGTIDVVITGLDGLPLGIRDGLWEQLLPDYSEEVHADQWNEIGSAYKEKFDGYGAPVTTGSGGPILAYNKDKVDNPPTSYAELKDWIAENPGKFTYPAVPSSGPARGFFFGLAQSLGEDFNDPESLDKTWTYLEDIGKTIDNYPTKTSDSFDMLYEGGVDIIPHTPFWFANLKATGTVPPNIGTVTLEDTKQIIDSHFYVMLKDLPEERKQAALDFLEFATSKEIQSQGYAVGFIPANGEASPEYLESEYVDTYDKYLEGVMPEFKDGDTIYVPEDNWVLFPNLEATNESYNLWEQKIQAD, from the coding sequence TTGAAAAAACAAAAACTGTTTTTGATCACGACATTGTTTGTAATTGGGCTGTTGCTCTCGGCATGCGGTGGTGGCGCAGAGGGTAGCGGTGGTTCTGGAGGAAAGACAACACTAACAATCTATTCAGTTGCCGGCGGTGACGAATATTATAATGATATCGTGATTCCGATGTTCGAAGAGGAGTATGGCGACAAATACAACGTTGAATATGGGCGGGGTACCCCGCAAGAGGTAATTAACAAGATAAAAACGCAAGGGGATAACGGAACGATCGATGTGGTCATCACGGGTTTAGATGGATTGCCGTTGGGAATCAGGGACGGCTTATGGGAGCAATTGCTGCCGGACTACAGTGAAGAGGTCCATGCTGACCAATGGAACGAAATTGGAAGCGCTTATAAAGAAAAGTTCGATGGGTATGGTGCCCCTGTTACGACTGGATCAGGAGGGCCGATTCTTGCTTACAACAAAGACAAAGTAGATAACCCGCCAACCAGCTATGCAGAACTGAAAGATTGGATTGCCGAAAACCCAGGTAAGTTTACGTATCCAGCTGTACCTTCAAGCGGTCCTGCACGAGGCTTTTTCTTCGGCTTGGCTCAATCATTGGGAGAAGACTTTAATGATCCTGAGTCCCTCGATAAAACGTGGACGTACTTAGAGGATATAGGCAAAACGATTGATAATTACCCAACCAAGACGTCAGACAGCTTCGATATGCTTTATGAGGGAGGAGTGGACATCATCCCTCATACACCATTCTGGTTCGCCAACCTGAAGGCTACCGGCACGGTTCCACCTAATATTGGCACAGTTACGTTGGAAGACACGAAGCAAATTATTGACTCTCATTTCTATGTCATGCTGAAAGATTTACCGGAAGAGCGGAAACAAGCTGCTCTGGATTTCCTAGAGTTTGCCACGTCGAAAGAGATACAATCCCAAGGTTATGCGGTTGGCTTCATACCGGCAAATGGCGAAGCCTCTCCGGAGTATTTGGAGTCTGAGTACGTAGATACTTACGACAAGTACCTCGAGGGTGTCATGCCGGAATTCAAGGACGGCGATACCATTTACGTACCAGAGGATAACTGGGTACTCTTCCCGAATTTGGAGGCAACGAATGAAAGCTACAATTTGTGGGAGCAAAAAATCCAAGCCGATTAA
- a CDS encoding alpha-glucuronidase family glycosyl hydrolase, translating to MSNTDSYQAWLQYRPIGTKKEEYKKWLTAIEVNEESQILESAAAELKKGIHSMLGVTLVPDNSAEGHIILGTYEQMDLKQYGISPEVFRDVTDEGYVLKSVFEKEERAVLLIGKTDRGALYAAFHLLRLLQKEVPIDSLEVVESPRNQFRMINQWDNMDGSIERGYAGQSIFYVDNDFNEDLTRVKDYARLLASVGINAISINNVNVWDVETKLVTKAFLPKVKAVSAIFAAYGIRSFLSINFASPMELGGLGTADPLSPEVEKWWKDKVAEIYEYIPDFGGFIVKADSEGRPGPFTYDRGHVEGANVLAKALKPFEGKVIWRCFVYNHLQDWRDRSTDRARAAYDHFKPLDGKFLENVILQIKNGPMDFQVREPVSPLLGAMKQTNQMLEFQIAQEYTGQQIDVCYLIPQWKEVLDFDTYTKGEGSTIKSIVDGTLHGYQYSGIAAVSNIGDDGNWTGHTLAQANLYGYGRLIWNPERTTEEITKDWIHLTFGYDPDVVDAVEYILLHSWKVYEKYTAPLGIGWMVNPNHHYGPNVDGYEYSKWGTYHFADRDGIGVDRTVETGTGYSSQYEEPNAKVYDSLELCPDELLLFFHHVPYSHRLKSGETVIQHIYTTHFEGVEEVETFIAKWNGIEGKVDNAVFENVKQRLKKQRDNAIEWRDQVNTYFYRKSGIPDQQNRTIHP from the coding sequence ATGTCAAATACCGATAGCTATCAAGCTTGGCTCCAATATAGGCCGATAGGAACGAAAAAAGAAGAATACAAAAAATGGCTGACAGCAATTGAAGTAAACGAGGAGTCGCAGATTTTGGAATCTGCTGCAGCTGAATTGAAGAAGGGGATACACTCCATGCTTGGGGTAACCCTCGTTCCCGACAATTCCGCTGAGGGACATATAATCTTAGGTACATACGAGCAAATGGACTTAAAGCAATATGGGATTTCTCCGGAGGTGTTTCGAGACGTCACTGATGAAGGATATGTGTTAAAGTCCGTGTTTGAAAAAGAAGAGCGAGCTGTTCTCCTAATCGGGAAAACCGACAGGGGAGCCTTGTATGCAGCATTTCATTTGTTAAGACTTTTGCAGAAAGAGGTTCCTATCGATTCACTGGAAGTGGTCGAGTCACCCAGAAATCAATTCAGGATGATCAATCAATGGGATAACATGGATGGCTCGATCGAGCGAGGATACGCTGGCCAATCTATTTTTTATGTTGATAACGATTTTAATGAAGATTTAACAAGGGTGAAAGATTATGCCAGATTATTAGCTTCAGTGGGTATTAACGCGATTTCGATAAACAATGTAAATGTTTGGGACGTAGAAACGAAACTGGTCACCAAGGCATTTTTGCCAAAAGTGAAAGCGGTGTCAGCTATTTTTGCTGCTTATGGAATCCGTTCTTTTTTAAGCATCAATTTTGCCAGTCCGATGGAATTGGGCGGTTTGGGCACAGCTGATCCGCTCAGTCCAGAAGTGGAAAAATGGTGGAAAGATAAAGTAGCGGAAATCTATGAATATATTCCGGATTTTGGCGGTTTTATCGTCAAAGCAGACTCAGAAGGGCGCCCTGGTCCTTTCACTTATGATCGGGGACATGTAGAGGGGGCAAACGTTCTGGCCAAGGCTTTAAAACCTTTTGAGGGGAAAGTGATTTGGCGCTGCTTTGTTTATAATCATTTACAGGATTGGCGGGATAGAAGTACAGACAGAGCAAGAGCTGCGTATGACCATTTTAAACCGTTGGATGGAAAATTCTTAGAGAATGTTATCTTGCAAATCAAAAACGGGCCGATGGATTTTCAAGTGCGTGAACCCGTTTCTCCTTTATTGGGAGCGATGAAACAAACCAACCAGATGCTGGAGTTTCAGATTGCGCAGGAATATACCGGTCAGCAAATCGACGTGTGCTACTTGATTCCTCAATGGAAAGAGGTGCTCGATTTTGATACGTACACCAAAGGAGAAGGCTCGACGATTAAGTCGATTGTAGACGGCACGCTTCATGGTTATCAATATAGTGGTATTGCTGCTGTCTCGAATATCGGAGATGACGGGAACTGGACCGGACATACCCTCGCTCAAGCGAACCTTTATGGATATGGGCGATTAATATGGAATCCTGAACGGACAACAGAAGAAATAACTAAGGATTGGATTCATCTAACCTTTGGCTATGATCCGGATGTGGTTGATGCAGTCGAATACATTTTGCTTCATTCATGGAAAGTCTATGAAAAGTACACGGCACCATTGGGAATAGGCTGGATGGTCAATCCAAACCATCATTATGGACCTAATGTCGATGGTTATGAGTATTCAAAGTGGGGGACTTATCACTTTGCCGACCGTGATGGAATCGGTGTGGACCGGACAGTGGAAACAGGGACGGGGTATAGCTCGCAATATGAAGAGCCAAATGCAAAAGTGTATGATTCGTTAGAGCTGTGTCCAGATGAACTTTTATTATTTTTCCATCATGTTCCTTATTCCCATCGATTGAAATCAGGAGAGACGGTCATTCAGCATATTTACACTACCCACTTTGAAGGGGTGGAAGAGGTAGAAACCTTTATCGCCAAGTGGAACGGGATAGAGGGAAAGGTGGATAACGCCGTTTTTGAAAATGTCAAACAGCGGTTAAAAAAGCAACGGGACAATGCCATAGAATGGCGCGATCAAGTGAACACCTATTTTTACAGAAAGTCGGGAATTCCGGACCAACAAAACAGGACCATTCATCCATGA
- a CDS encoding GntR family transcriptional regulator, which yields MITRENLSTRSFVYETLKKRIIELELEPGHKISEQEIAADLEVSRTPVREAFLKLSQENLLGIFPQIGSIVSKIDLHLVEEGRFVRENIERAIVREACQNFGEEQLFQLESNLAMQELCLDKGSYSRLLELDDQYHRLLFEGCNKLRTWTMIRQMNSHFDRLRVLRLASDLDWDVLVSQHRDIYDYIQQREADMAEKLILDHLNLVNYEKEELKLAYSNYFS from the coding sequence ATGATCACGCGGGAAAACCTTTCCACAAGAAGTTTTGTCTATGAAACGTTAAAGAAAAGAATCATCGAATTAGAGCTGGAGCCAGGACATAAAATCTCCGAGCAGGAGATAGCTGCAGACTTGGAAGTAAGCCGCACACCGGTCAGGGAAGCTTTTTTAAAGTTATCTCAGGAAAACCTGCTGGGAATTTTTCCGCAAATCGGAAGTATTGTTTCAAAGATTGATTTACATCTTGTGGAAGAGGGCAGATTTGTACGGGAGAATATTGAAAGAGCCATCGTCCGGGAGGCATGTCAAAATTTCGGAGAAGAGCAGCTTTTTCAGTTGGAATCGAATCTGGCTATGCAGGAATTGTGTTTAGACAAAGGATCTTATTCCAGATTATTGGAATTGGATGACCAATATCACCGGCTGCTTTTCGAAGGGTGTAATAAATTGCGTACATGGACGATGATCAGGCAAATGAACAGCCATTTCGACAGACTGCGCGTCCTGAGGCTGGCTTCAGACCTGGACTGGGATGTACTCGTCTCGCAGCATCGCGATATTTATGATTACATTCAGCAAAGGGAAGCGGACATGGCCGAGAAGTTAATTCTTGACCATCTCAATTTGGTGAATTACGAAAAAGAAGAGTTAAAGCTTGCTTATTCCAATTATTTTAGTTGA
- a CDS encoding glycoside hydrolase, with the protein MKKRRNGKVLSLLLIFALVIGSFGWQSTSLAKPKASTEPPVTVVDWDHELQEMDGFGGSFAFHKGGSIMRLEEPVRSKILDLLFSQENGIGLSIVRNMIGDGGIADWGNEHYDGPTDTILPSPDEYVWEDQEWDKEAFDQYQIWIMNEAKKRGVDTFLSTAWSAPAWMKQNGSVIDNGTAPNKLREDMYQEYADYLASYVEGYKEHFDLDITHISPSNEPDFSGGYSSSLWTPEELNTFVRDFMGPTFEERNIPADIVLGESVGFDEEFALPALNDPITNEYVDVVAAHGYSGLKSGGTEADPDSFTRSQELDKTIWQTEYMNQGEDKQTYEHNTITDGLRYANLIGNIFEDTGVSAYFWWWPAANNGADGSDLIRLVNDGSDQGIAPTENGQYRIFKRFYTFGNYSRFIQPGYQMIEADKHPAEEVMVTAYKDPETDNFTLVAVNNSEQDQEITFDLEGFPGDIEAVVPYRTSASENLEKLDAIETNDNQFSMELRGSSVTTFIPKQFELPALPDMKDVFSTYLAAENDGQSAGLQTMESKAGDKVITNVRDGSYINYTNVNFADGSASGQADKRGILSMNATVAPIAGGTIEVRLDDPENGKVVGTMEVPTNGNPNDWMTVSTMIDTNATDGANGFHDLYLVFTNDNHSNKKMFNVREFQFSDEVVE; encoded by the coding sequence ATGAAAAAGAGGAGAAATGGAAAAGTTTTAAGTTTACTGCTCATTTTCGCACTTGTTATTGGGTCCTTCGGTTGGCAAAGCACCTCTCTTGCCAAACCGAAAGCTTCAACCGAACCACCGGTAACGGTTGTCGATTGGGACCATGAACTTCAAGAGATGGACGGTTTTGGCGGATCGTTTGCCTTTCATAAGGGCGGCTCGATTATGCGATTGGAAGAACCGGTTAGATCTAAAATCCTCGATTTGCTGTTCAGCCAGGAAAATGGCATCGGCCTCAGCATTGTGCGAAACATGATTGGAGACGGAGGCATTGCTGATTGGGGAAATGAACACTACGACGGTCCAACCGACACCATTTTGCCGTCACCTGATGAATATGTGTGGGAAGACCAGGAATGGGATAAAGAAGCATTTGACCAGTATCAGATTTGGATCATGAACGAAGCCAAAAAACGGGGTGTCGACACATTCCTAAGTACCGCCTGGAGTGCCCCGGCCTGGATGAAGCAAAACGGCAGTGTCATCGATAATGGCACAGCCCCCAACAAGCTGAGGGAGGATATGTATCAGGAGTATGCAGATTACCTAGCATCCTATGTAGAGGGATATAAGGAACACTTTGATTTGGATATCACCCATATTTCCCCATCAAATGAACCGGACTTTTCCGGCGGCTATTCCAGCAGTTTGTGGACGCCTGAAGAACTGAACACATTTGTCAGGGATTTTATGGGTCCTACATTTGAAGAGAGAAATATTCCGGCCGACATTGTTTTGGGAGAATCAGTGGGATTCGATGAAGAATTCGCACTTCCGGCTTTGAACGACCCGATTACAAACGAATATGTTGATGTTGTGGCTGCCCATGGCTATTCCGGTCTGAAGAGCGGCGGCACTGAAGCTGATCCGGATTCGTTTACCCGGTCACAGGAATTAGACAAAACCATTTGGCAAACCGAATACATGAACCAGGGAGAAGACAAACAGACCTATGAACATAACACGATTACAGACGGACTGAGATATGCCAACTTGATTGGCAATATATTTGAAGATACAGGCGTTAGTGCCTATTTCTGGTGGTGGCCTGCTGCCAATAACGGAGCCGACGGTTCTGATTTGATCCGCCTCGTTAATGATGGCAGTGACCAGGGAATCGCACCGACGGAAAATGGCCAATATCGTATTTTTAAACGTTTCTATACCTTTGGAAATTACAGCCGCTTTATCCAGCCAGGTTACCAGATGATCGAAGCAGATAAACATCCAGCAGAAGAGGTCATGGTTACCGCATATAAAGATCCAGAGACGGATAACTTTACGCTTGTTGCGGTCAACAACAGTGAGCAGGATCAAGAAATCACGTTCGACCTGGAAGGATTTCCTGGTGATATAGAGGCCGTCGTGCCTTATCGCACTTCTGCCAGTGAAAATCTTGAAAAATTAGATGCCATCGAAACAAACGACAACCAATTCTCTATGGAGCTGAGAGGATCCAGTGTTACAACCTTTATTCCGAAACAATTCGAACTTCCAGCCTTGCCGGATATGAAGGATGTCTTTTCCACTTATTTGGCAGCAGAGAACGATGGACAATCTGCCGGACTGCAAACCATGGAAAGCAAAGCTGGTGACAAAGTGATCACCAATGTCAGAGATGGCTCCTATATCAACTATACAAATGTGAATTTTGCCGATGGATCAGCCAGTGGACAGGCAGATAAGCGGGGAATCCTCAGTATGAACGCTACTGTCGCTCCGATAGCAGGAGGTACCATTGAGGTTCGACTAGACGATCCTGAAAATGGCAAGGTAGTCGGTACCATGGAAGTGCCGACAAACGGAAACCCGAATGACTGGATGACCGTTTCTACTATGATTGACACCAATGCCACAGACGGAGCAAATGGTTTCCACGATTTATATTTGGTGTTTACCAACGATAACCATAGTAACAAGAAGATGTTTAATGTGAGGGAATTTCAATTTAGTGATGAAGTGGTCGAATAG
- a CDS encoding nuclease-related domain-containing protein — protein MIVKKRAVPHKLQVLEALIRRLPASHSKFPSIKEDYTRRLAGYHGEKQIDFHLTSLPPDSFSIFHDLRLPYKQHYFQMDSLLLSKKFAVILEIKNVTGTLLFDQTFNQLIRTADEKEEGFQSPLVQVENQKRKLLEYFSQHTLPILPIESFIVVSNPRTIIKANGNKEDISRKVIHSEFLTERLNEVKSHYANSPSYSLEKMRMPLLGSHTEDQVNAYTLKGMEIGDPDRGPMP, from the coding sequence TTGATTGTTAAAAAAAGAGCAGTTCCACACAAACTGCAAGTGCTGGAAGCATTAATTCGTCGTTTACCTGCAAGTCACTCCAAATTCCCCTCTATAAAAGAAGATTACACCAGAAGACTCGCCGGATATCACGGCGAAAAGCAGATCGATTTCCATCTAACTTCTCTCCCTCCAGATTCCTTTTCCATCTTTCATGATTTACGCCTCCCTTACAAACAACATTATTTTCAAATGGACTCTCTACTGCTATCGAAAAAGTTTGCTGTTATTCTGGAAATAAAAAATGTGACGGGCACTTTGCTGTTTGATCAAACTTTTAATCAATTAATCCGGACTGCAGACGAAAAAGAGGAAGGATTCCAATCTCCCCTGGTGCAAGTGGAAAATCAGAAAAGGAAGCTATTGGAATATTTTAGCCAACACACTCTTCCGATATTGCCCATCGAATCATTCATTGTGGTCAGCAACCCCAGGACAATTATAAAAGCAAACGGCAATAAAGAAGATATCTCACGGAAAGTCATTCACTCCGAGTTTTTAACAGAGAGGTTGAATGAAGTAAAAAGTCACTATGCTAATTCTCCCTCTTATTCCTTAGAAAAAATGCGAATGCCCCTTCTTGGTTCCCATACAGAAGATCAAGTCAACGCATATACGCTAAAAGGAATGGAAATCGGAGATCCGGACAGGGGTCCAATGCCCTGA
- the pdxA gene encoding 4-hydroxythreonine-4-phosphate dehydrogenase PdxA, producing MSKKPIVGITMGDAAGVGPEIIVKSLQKQEVYENAHPFVIGDAKMLERAAKVLDTEITIKRVNEAENFEDTTFGEIACYDLDILSKDLPFGQVSPEAGHAAFEYLKTAIELANAGRIDAICTAPLNKEALHKGGHVYPGHTEILAELTGTKDFSMMLSSPKLKVIHVTTHVGLIDAINMIEPERVYHVIRLAHETLSNSGIKQPKIAVCGINPHAGENGLFGYGEEEEKIIPAIERATGEGINVEGPLPADTLFFRAQRGDFDIVVAMYHDQGHGPIKVLGLEAGVNITVGLPIIRTSVDHGTAFDIAGTGIADDQSLLEALRQAIELAPEK from the coding sequence ATGAGCAAGAAGCCAATCGTCGGTATAACTATGGGTGATGCCGCAGGTGTCGGCCCGGAAATTATCGTAAAAAGTTTACAAAAGCAAGAAGTATATGAAAATGCCCACCCGTTTGTCATCGGAGATGCCAAAATGTTGGAACGGGCAGCAAAAGTGCTCGACACAGAAATTACTATTAAACGAGTGAACGAAGCAGAAAATTTTGAAGACACCACTTTCGGCGAAATTGCCTGCTACGATCTTGATATTTTGTCGAAAGACCTGCCGTTCGGGCAAGTTTCTCCGGAAGCAGGACACGCAGCATTCGAATATTTAAAAACGGCAATTGAACTGGCCAACGCCGGTCGCATCGATGCGATTTGTACCGCGCCTTTGAACAAAGAAGCACTGCATAAAGGCGGCCATGTTTACCCAGGCCATACCGAGATACTTGCGGAATTGACCGGCACCAAGGATTTCTCCATGATGCTTTCATCACCAAAGCTGAAAGTAATTCATGTTACCACGCACGTCGGTCTGATTGACGCCATCAACATGATCGAGCCGGAGCGCGTTTATCACGTTATCCGTCTTGCTCATGAGACGCTAAGCAACTCAGGTATCAAACAGCCGAAAATCGCCGTTTGCGGCATTAACCCGCATGCTGGTGAAAATGGCCTGTTCGGCTACGGGGAAGAAGAAGAAAAAATCATCCCAGCCATCGAGCGTGCTACAGGAGAAGGAATCAATGTCGAAGGACCACTCCCAGCGGACACTTTGTTCTTCCGTGCCCAACGCGGTGACTTCGACATCGTTGTCGCCATGTACCACGATCAGGGCCACGGACCGATCAAAGTACTCGGCCTGGAAGCCGGAGTCAACATTACAGTCGGCCTGCCGATCATCCGCACAAGTGTCGACCACGGAACAGCATTCGACATCGCCGGCACCGGGATAGCCGATGACCAAAGTTTATTAGAAGCATTGCGTCAGGCAATTGAATTGGCGCCTGAGAAATAA
- a CDS encoding four-carbon acid sugar kinase family protein: MAQVIGIIADDLTGANDSGVQLTEKGIETSVLFDIPEHQENVDKGIVIDTNSRALNREDAYNVTKKAANFLKDSGYQHIYKKMDSTLRGHIGTELEAVREVFQPEFVIVAPAFPPYGRTTVDGHHYVKGVKISETEIAQDPKHPVTESYIPAIIEEEIGAPVGVIKSDELRKSFVSWVEKIKQFRAEHVQYIVCDAETQADLQAIVERMVLLADSIVWAGSAGLAEVLPLVLKLGDQTVTKMVPHSKQVMTVCGSLSEVTQQQVHYAKDQENVAPVKIDTMQIFSDNWQRHAAHYVQVSGSALDQGKDIVLFVPSNQQIREQVKQLGLELGLSKNQIGERISEAVGQVVSIVAEQHPNLTGFILTGGDTAKETARHLGAVGFRLIKQIEAGIPLGTLIGTNREITAVTKAGAFGKTESIYRAMQELKGVLHDEQEANRRYNYG, from the coding sequence ATGGCACAAGTGATCGGGATTATCGCAGACGATTTAACCGGCGCCAACGACAGCGGCGTCCAGCTAACAGAAAAAGGCATCGAAACGTCTGTGTTGTTTGATATCCCAGAGCATCAGGAAAACGTGGATAAAGGCATTGTCATTGATACCAATTCCCGGGCGCTAAACCGGGAAGATGCCTACAACGTAACCAAAAAAGCAGCGAATTTCTTGAAAGATTCAGGTTATCAGCACATTTATAAAAAAATGGATTCTACGTTACGCGGCCATATTGGGACAGAACTGGAAGCTGTACGGGAAGTGTTTCAACCGGAGTTTGTCATCGTAGCTCCGGCTTTTCCCCCTTACGGCCGAACGACTGTAGACGGCCATCATTACGTCAAGGGCGTCAAGATTTCGGAGACGGAAATTGCACAGGATCCCAAGCATCCCGTAACCGAGTCTTATATTCCGGCAATCATCGAAGAGGAAATCGGCGCACCTGTCGGAGTGATCAAGTCCGATGAATTGCGTAAAAGCTTTGTTTCCTGGGTCGAAAAAATAAAACAATTCAGGGCAGAGCACGTGCAGTACATTGTTTGTGATGCCGAAACACAAGCCGACCTGCAAGCCATCGTAGAACGCATGGTATTGTTGGCTGACAGCATTGTCTGGGCCGGTTCAGCCGGACTTGCAGAAGTGCTGCCGCTTGTTCTCAAGCTCGGTGATCAAACCGTCACCAAAATGGTCCCGCATTCTAAACAGGTGATGACCGTCTGTGGCAGTTTATCAGAAGTTACCCAGCAGCAAGTACACTATGCCAAGGATCAGGAAAATGTTGCGCCTGTCAAAATCGACACGATGCAAATTTTTTCCGACAATTGGCAGCGCCATGCGGCACACTATGTACAAGTGAGCGGATCTGCATTGGACCAAGGCAAGGACATTGTGCTTTTTGTTCCATCCAATCAGCAAATCCGTGAACAGGTGAAGCAACTGGGGCTAGAACTGGGACTTAGCAAAAATCAGATCGGAGAACGAATTTCGGAAGCCGTCGGCCAGGTTGTTTCAATTGTTGCTGAACAGCACCCAAACCTGACTGGCTTTATTCTGACCGGCGGCGATACCGCCAAAGAAACCGCCCGCCACTTAGGCGCAGTCGGCTTCCGATTAATCAAACAAATAGAAGCAGGAATTCCTCTTGGAACTTTGATTGGAACCAACAGGGAAATTACAGCAGTGACTAAAGCAGGCGCCTTCGGGAAAACAGAATCGATTTACCGAGCCATGCAGGAACTGAAAGGAGTCTTACATGATGAGCAAGAAGCCAATCGTCGGTATAACTATGGGTGA